One stretch of Rosistilla oblonga DNA includes these proteins:
- a CDS encoding glycosyltransferase family 4 protein produces MKIGIIGHLKFPMAKPFAGGLEVFTHGFVDALVARGHDVTLFAAGDSDPRLPLEPILPHATIPESLRRLGRVHDGWIDATEDEAYASLMTRLAAGDFDLIHNHSLNPIPLRFASTLPTQMITTLHAPVLPRVDAELTSRPWQQCGRFVNISHANAMAWGRLVGDQTVIYNGIDTDFWKGRTTAEQPRAVWFGRIVPEKGTHLAIAAARRAGLPIDVVGPVSDQAYFDEFVAPSLGADCSYLGHKTHEQLSEIISSAAVAIITPCWDEPFGLVVAEALACGTPVAAFARGALPEIIAPSVGRLAYPGDVDDLALAIGEAIELNGEVCRRVAQERYSMERMMNDYEALYRRVQLGVAV; encoded by the coding sequence ATGAAGATCGGAATCATTGGGCATTTGAAGTTCCCCATGGCGAAACCCTTCGCAGGCGGTCTGGAAGTGTTCACACATGGTTTTGTCGACGCGTTGGTCGCACGTGGTCACGACGTGACGTTGTTTGCCGCGGGCGATTCGGACCCGCGGTTGCCGCTGGAACCGATTCTTCCCCACGCAACGATTCCCGAATCGCTGCGACGACTGGGGCGAGTCCACGACGGTTGGATCGACGCCACCGAAGATGAAGCCTACGCATCGTTGATGACTCGCTTGGCCGCGGGCGATTTCGACCTGATCCACAACCATTCGCTGAACCCGATCCCGCTGCGATTCGCCAGCACGCTCCCCACGCAAATGATCACCACGCTGCATGCCCCCGTGCTGCCACGCGTCGATGCGGAATTGACGTCGCGGCCTTGGCAACAGTGTGGGCGTTTCGTCAACATCTCTCACGCCAACGCGATGGCTTGGGGACGGTTGGTCGGCGATCAAACGGTCATCTACAACGGCATCGACACCGATTTTTGGAAGGGCCGCACGACGGCGGAACAGCCGCGAGCCGTCTGGTTTGGGCGAATCGTTCCGGAAAAGGGAACACATCTGGCGATCGCTGCAGCCCGTCGCGCCGGCTTGCCGATCGACGTCGTCGGTCCCGTCTCCGACCAAGCCTACTTCGATGAATTTGTCGCTCCCTCACTGGGCGCCGATTGCTCTTACTTAGGCCACAAGACGCACGAACAGCTGAGCGAGATCATCAGCAGCGCAGCCGTCGCGATCATCACTCCCTGTTGGGACGAACCCTTTGGCCTCGTCGTTGCCGAAGCGCTCGCGTGCGGAACTCCGGTTGCCGCCTTCGCTCGCGGAGCCCTCCCCGAGATCATCGCTCCGTCGGTGGGACGCCTGGCTTATCCCGGCGACGTCGACGACTTGGCACTAGCGATTGGTGAGGCGATCGAACTGAACGGCGAAGTCTGCCGTCGTGTCGCTCAAGAACGTTACAGCATGGAACGTATGATGAACGATTACGAAGCGTTGTACCGACGCGTTCAGTTGGGTGTGGCGGTATGA
- a CDS encoding MATE family efflux transporter, translating to MLLNSRKTRPDPFGYRALLAVALPLAATVGCFSITLFTDRTLLMWYGPTSAAASVSAGNLYWAVVCIPVTAMGFLTPLVAMAMGNKRRRGAMIGRVWSLVWQCLWLTLLFIPLLALIGWVAPAIFAAFGHSHDLAQQEARYFRTLLLVAPASMLEAGLTAFFVGRRVTRPILRANIASAVLNVLLDYWFIFGGIGLPAMGVFGAALATAVAMWCKVAIFAVLLLRLQSFRRHRPQAWRPDLKLIREIIVPGSTLGIQQLVRSSLFSFILLVIGAASVQGLAATSAALSLYQLLSIPAIGLATAVTVLTGQAYASAGIAPALQVIRRSAIVGAAVALSLAATLWSFPDALLQITLGGLPADQRQELQPLAAQLLAYAAVYGIVDISSLVLGAAIKGIGKTFIVLFATALPGSISVVVGWTFAPTDASAVPYWWTVLILWAAFQAAIIGLGIARAVRKS from the coding sequence ATGCTGTTGAACTCTCGAAAAACGCGACCCGATCCCTTTGGATATCGAGCGTTGTTGGCCGTCGCATTGCCGTTGGCCGCGACCGTTGGCTGTTTCTCGATCACGCTGTTCACCGACCGGACGCTTTTGATGTGGTACGGACCGACATCGGCGGCGGCGTCGGTCTCGGCCGGCAATCTTTATTGGGCGGTGGTCTGTATTCCCGTCACGGCGATGGGATTCCTGACTCCACTGGTCGCGATGGCGATGGGAAACAAACGCCGCCGCGGCGCGATGATCGGCCGCGTCTGGTCGCTCGTTTGGCAATGCCTGTGGTTGACGCTGCTGTTCATTCCGCTGTTGGCACTGATCGGATGGGTAGCTCCCGCGATCTTCGCGGCCTTTGGACATTCCCACGATCTCGCCCAGCAAGAGGCTCGCTACTTCCGGACTCTGCTGTTAGTCGCCCCCGCGTCGATGTTGGAAGCCGGACTGACTGCGTTTTTCGTCGGCCGCCGAGTGACCCGACCGATCTTGCGAGCCAACATCGCGTCGGCTGTCTTGAATGTCCTGCTCGACTATTGGTTCATCTTCGGTGGCATTGGCCTGCCAGCGATGGGAGTTTTCGGAGCGGCATTAGCGACGGCGGTGGCGATGTGGTGCAAAGTCGCGATCTTTGCCGTGCTGTTGTTGCGTCTGCAATCGTTTCGTCGTCATCGGCCGCAGGCTTGGCGGCCCGACCTAAAACTGATCCGCGAGATCATCGTCCCCGGCTCGACCCTGGGGATTCAGCAACTGGTCCGCTCCAGTTTGTTCAGCTTCATCCTGTTGGTGATTGGAGCGGCGTCGGTGCAAGGACTCGCTGCGACGTCGGCGGCTCTCAGCCTTTATCAATTGTTGTCGATCCCCGCGATCGGACTCGCCACCGCCGTTACCGTCTTGACCGGCCAAGCGTACGCGTCAGCCGGAATCGCGCCCGCCCTGCAGGTCATCCGCCGCAGCGCGATCGTCGGCGCCGCGGTTGCGCTGAGCCTGGCCGCCACATTGTGGAGCTTTCCCGACGCACTGCTGCAAATTACACTGGGCGGTCTGCCAGCCGATCAACGACAGGAACTTCAGCCGCTCGCGGCGCAGTTGTTAGCGTACGCCGCGGTCTATGGCATCGTCGACATCAGCAGCCTAGTTTTGGGAGCGGCGATCAAAGGGATCGGCAAGACATTCATCGTCCTGTTCGCCACCGCCCTGCCGGGATCCATCAGCGTCGTGGTCGGATGGACGTTTGCTCCCACCGACGCATCAGCGGTCCCTTATTGGTGGACGGTCTTGATCCTCTGGGCAGCCTTCCAAGCAGCGATCATCGGCCTAGGAATCGCCCGCGCAGTGCGTAAGTCATAG
- a CDS encoding DUF1559 domain-containing protein: MRKSKLSNPTSGFTLIELLVVIAIIGILVSLLLPAVQSAREAARRMSCGNNLKQLALATHNYESTYRVIPAMTGSSSYSVQARVLPFIEQGNLAELIDFESPLLVGPAWAAQFNPVLRGAIESVLPTFLCPSDAGDPQFATTFADGSAGYTAGLTYMFSYGSGTDTHYDDRYRTDGMVWTDSWAGFKDCLDGTSHTVLIAETVLGDQTSGETEPSPTGPQRRIANWGGTSSNPSGAGFMSGGALITNPDLQAVVPASITSYQGNRGASWIRGVPYATVINGYMSPNSDLPDVGMHGRGFYSSRSYHPGVAGHAMLDGSVRFIGDSIDLPTYHAAYSRDGGEVVQLP, encoded by the coding sequence ATGCGCAAATCTAAACTTTCCAATCCCACCAGCGGCTTTACGTTGATCGAGCTGCTGGTCGTGATCGCGATCATCGGCATCTTAGTCTCGCTGCTGTTGCCGGCAGTCCAATCGGCTCGCGAGGCGGCCCGGCGAATGTCGTGCGGCAATAACTTAAAACAGCTTGCTCTAGCGACCCACAATTACGAGAGCACCTATCGCGTGATCCCGGCGATGACGGGGTCGAGCAGCTATTCGGTCCAAGCCCGCGTGCTTCCCTTTATCGAACAGGGGAATCTGGCGGAGCTGATCGATTTTGAATCGCCGCTGTTAGTCGGTCCGGCCTGGGCCGCTCAGTTTAATCCCGTGCTCCGCGGCGCCATCGAAAGCGTGCTGCCAACCTTTTTGTGTCCCAGCGACGCCGGTGATCCCCAGTTCGCGACGACCTTCGCCGACGGTTCCGCTGGCTACACGGCGGGGCTGACTTATATGTTCAGCTACGGCAGTGGCACCGACACCCATTACGACGATCGCTACCGAACCGACGGCATGGTCTGGACCGATTCGTGGGCCGGGTTCAAAGATTGTCTCGACGGCACCAGCCACACGGTTCTGATCGCGGAAACCGTTCTTGGTGACCAAACCAGCGGCGAGACCGAACCATCGCCAACCGGTCCACAGCGTCGGATCGCCAACTGGGGCGGCACCTCCAGCAATCCCAGCGGCGCTGGTTTTATGAGCGGCGGGGCGTTGATTACCAATCCCGATCTGCAGGCGGTCGTTCCGGCAAGCATCACTTCGTATCAAGGGAATCGGGGCGCGTCGTGGATTCGCGGCGTCCCTTATGCGACGGTCATCAACGGCTACATGTCACCCAACTCCGACCTGCCCGATGTCGGCATGCACGGCCGCGGTTTCTACAGCTCCCGTTCGTACCATCCCGGCGTGGCTGGACATGCGATGCTCGATGGCAGCGTCCGCTTCATCGGCGATTCGATCGATCTGCCAACCTACCACGCAGCCTATTCGCGGGACGGTGGCGAGGTGGTGCAGTTGCCATGA
- a CDS encoding FtsK/SpoIIIE domain-containing protein, whose product MNQKLSNRLDSQESSSRGVEISVSDVRQQIYLADPSSGTGSPSCCELGTAFHRLIASLLNSSNAELSTIFSGASVDDWAAELRDFGYRRELGPFLIGNAAALHGRGDAVMNLWVAVNEATLWLAQLFWDHRQRQLRDGKRFNPSELANWFQSEVPLRLELTDPSWTQPVVLTGVADSVLSLPGGRRCVIEYKLGKTAPEADLCQTALYHQMLNDGGNNSIAVIGFLPERSERLIEGNQIGELQQRLQTLIGKLAGVDRPRVAPQPQRKPTVAAEQVTPKPKSTTEVDVQSLAKQLKAALNEADCESTFVGEPIVGPTFIRFTVNPARGVRPDRYPRNAELLQIRLRCQRPPVIQTGASITIDVQRPDRQFVAWDDIDLPASDPLHGCAKVLIGVGLDGKVRTADLADSTCSHLLVAGVSGSGKSEWLRTAVAGLIATNTPEQLQLVAIDPKRVAFHDLQGSPYLRCPVVFPGDADTDIISVLDDLIEEMEDRYASLDGCASLAEWIDRSGKPVPRIICVCDEYADIMLASTKQRRDIETRITRLGSKGRACGIHLILATQQPSRKTITGAIQTNLPGRVGLTMTSATESRMLFEQSGAEDLLMKGDLLYKDIGAPHRYQAVYLSDTQRRAIYSASPASERV is encoded by the coding sequence ATGAATCAGAAACTATCTAACCGTTTGGATTCGCAAGAATCATCGTCGCGCGGAGTCGAGATTTCGGTCAGCGACGTGCGCCAACAGATCTATCTCGCCGATCCGTCCAGTGGAACCGGCAGTCCTTCATGTTGTGAACTGGGGACGGCGTTTCATCGACTGATCGCATCGCTGCTCAACAGCAGCAATGCGGAACTATCGACGATCTTCAGTGGTGCATCGGTCGACGACTGGGCAGCTGAACTGCGCGACTTCGGTTACCGTCGCGAGCTCGGCCCATTTTTGATCGGCAATGCGGCGGCGCTGCATGGACGTGGCGACGCGGTGATGAACCTTTGGGTTGCAGTGAACGAAGCGACTCTCTGGCTGGCCCAGCTGTTTTGGGATCACCGACAACGCCAGCTTCGCGACGGCAAACGTTTTAATCCCAGCGAATTGGCGAATTGGTTTCAATCCGAGGTGCCTCTGCGTTTGGAATTGACCGATCCATCCTGGACGCAGCCCGTGGTACTGACGGGCGTTGCCGATTCAGTACTCTCGCTGCCGGGCGGACGCCGCTGCGTGATCGAATACAAGCTTGGCAAGACCGCGCCCGAAGCCGATCTCTGCCAAACCGCGCTCTACCATCAAATGCTCAATGACGGCGGCAACAACTCGATCGCCGTGATCGGTTTTCTGCCCGAACGGTCGGAGCGTTTGATCGAAGGCAACCAAATCGGCGAACTCCAACAGCGATTACAAACGTTGATCGGCAAGCTAGCGGGAGTCGATCGTCCGCGCGTCGCCCCGCAGCCGCAGCGCAAACCTACAGTCGCTGCCGAGCAAGTCACCCCCAAGCCGAAATCGACGACCGAGGTCGACGTTCAATCGCTTGCCAAACAGTTGAAGGCTGCGTTAAACGAAGCCGACTGCGAATCGACCTTCGTGGGTGAACCAATCGTTGGGCCGACCTTTATTCGATTCACCGTCAATCCGGCGCGCGGCGTCCGGCCGGATCGTTATCCTAGAAACGCAGAACTGTTGCAGATTCGGCTGCGATGCCAACGCCCACCGGTGATACAAACCGGCGCCTCGATCACGATCGACGTGCAGCGTCCCGACCGCCAGTTTGTGGCATGGGACGATATCGATCTGCCCGCTTCGGATCCGCTGCATGGATGTGCCAAGGTGCTCATTGGCGTCGGCTTGGACGGCAAGGTGCGAACCGCCGACTTGGCCGATTCCACCTGCTCACATCTGTTGGTCGCTGGCGTCTCTGGCAGTGGCAAGAGCGAGTGGTTGCGGACAGCGGTCGCCGGGTTGATCGCAACCAACACGCCCGAACAACTGCAGCTGGTCGCCATCGATCCCAAACGCGTCGCGTTCCACGACCTGCAAGGTTCACCCTACCTACGCTGCCCCGTCGTTTTCCCTGGTGATGCCGACACCGACATAATCTCGGTGTTGGACGATTTGATCGAAGAGATGGAAGACCGTTACGCATCGTTGGACGGATGTGCGTCGCTTGCGGAGTGGATCGACCGAAGCGGCAAACCCGTTCCCCGCATCATCTGCGTTTGCGATGAGTACGCGGATATCATGCTCGCATCGACCAAGCAGCGGAGAGATATCGAAACGCGGATCACGCGGTTGGGCTCCAAGGGGCGGGCCTGTGGAATCCATCTGATCCTGGCAACGCAACAGCCGAGTCGGAAGACGATCACCGGGGCGATTCAAACCAATCTGCCCGGCCGCGTTGGACTGACGATGACCTCAGCAACTGAAAGCCGCATGTTGTTCGAACAATCGGGTGCCGAAGATTTGCTGATGAAAGGAGACCTACTGTACAAGGACATCGGCGCCCCGCACCGCTACCAAGCGGTCTACCTCTCCGATACCCAGCGTCGTGCGATCTATTCTGCTTCGCCGGCGAGCGAACGAGTCTAG
- a CDS encoding DUF2946 domain-containing protein — MTSLFRPILPSLLCLVVAWGHAPAWLHVATCDGHGHHHAAASVCSHGCHHHAGDDSKTSDGESHHQHDADDCPICQSLASPSGVNWNLDPSLLSDRLVQSSDPILDAVAVAATLSIARPRGPPVCG, encoded by the coding sequence ATGACTTCGCTGTTCCGACCCATTCTACCGAGCTTGCTGTGTCTTGTTGTTGCCTGGGGGCACGCACCCGCATGGCTGCATGTCGCCACCTGCGACGGGCATGGCCACCATCACGCTGCAGCGAGCGTCTGTTCTCATGGTTGCCATCATCACGCTGGTGATGATTCAAAAACCAGCGATGGCGAATCGCATCACCAGCACGATGCGGACGATTGTCCGATCTGTCAGTCGTTAGCCAGTCCATCCGGCGTGAACTGGAACCTCGATCCGTCGCTGCTGAGCGATCGATTGGTTCAGTCGTCGGATCCTATTCTCGATGCGGTTGCCGTTGCGGCGACCCTCTCGATCGCGCGACCTCGCGGCCCACCGGTCTGCGGATAA
- a CDS encoding ATP-binding protein: protein MAARKMKIDPSMPNPFLGSIVPDAWRGASADVPEIHADVFSKCLDAVRIVRNEQRSASVLIHGEQGSGKTHLLARLHEHLTDTKKKYPDVEDDWQIFVYLRMRTASGRIWRKIRSELVTDLMRPMPDGLTQLDHVLAKHLAKRFDGSADLALWWNHFRQSRLEELVDHWYDLAAQISLRDDFAHVIEWFIRQQHRRHVRAYLGGGLVNEDGFRALFGNVDPSHYAPDNEDDAFEAVKSLCHIAGSEIPIVFCFDQIEAIEVEDSTRRPVWYLARAIADLTDETTVAVISCVLANFADNEVRDQDRPRMITAGQTALQKLDSSQMRQIVRSRVAALSATAKAAGDDPRWPFGDNETLFAQRLTPRELLHLAAIRFDELAGKKPIPPSPTGPEDQLAEVFDQRIEQAIRTQTPEATNELIAATLPGLLPIVEPGWTTEYPNGPHNVQNDIEMVLVGPAGEARVGVALCNQPNMTSLAAQLRRLIQNREAFGLHKLVLIRDGRLPISPGAQTTRDRLDQLTKEEGVLLRPTREIMAVLDAVRSLIADATCGDLTLDGQVVGATTVRQWLSDNLDTVVREWIDEFRTPLRPGWIDDDATPDDNDVDAVLECLASTPVALVDAIADSTGIDRERVKELAGLAGDRIGVIHGDAAVVFRVDDPVASDNEKDSTQQSDTH from the coding sequence ATGGCTGCCAGAAAAATGAAAATCGATCCGTCGATGCCCAATCCGTTTCTTGGAAGCATCGTTCCCGACGCGTGGCGTGGGGCATCAGCCGATGTGCCGGAGATTCATGCCGACGTCTTTTCCAAATGTCTGGACGCCGTGCGGATCGTACGCAACGAACAACGGAGCGCGTCGGTGCTGATTCACGGGGAACAGGGAAGCGGAAAGACGCATCTACTGGCCCGCTTGCACGAACACCTCACCGACACAAAGAAGAAGTATCCCGACGTCGAAGATGATTGGCAGATCTTTGTCTACCTGCGGATGCGAACCGCCTCGGGGCGGATCTGGCGAAAGATCCGTTCTGAATTAGTGACCGATCTGATGCGTCCGATGCCCGACGGGCTCACGCAATTGGATCATGTGCTCGCGAAACATCTGGCCAAACGATTTGATGGCAGCGCGGACCTCGCATTGTGGTGGAATCACTTTCGCCAATCGCGGCTGGAAGAATTGGTCGATCACTGGTACGACCTCGCGGCTCAGATCAGTCTTCGCGACGATTTTGCACACGTGATCGAATGGTTTATTCGACAACAACATCGACGTCACGTCCGCGCGTACCTCGGCGGCGGACTGGTCAACGAAGACGGGTTCCGAGCGCTGTTTGGCAACGTCGATCCCAGCCACTACGCTCCCGACAACGAAGACGACGCGTTTGAAGCGGTCAAATCGCTTTGCCATATCGCCGGCTCCGAAATTCCGATCGTGTTTTGTTTCGATCAAATCGAAGCGATCGAGGTCGAAGATTCCACGCGGCGGCCGGTTTGGTACCTCGCCCGCGCTATCGCCGACCTCACCGACGAAACAACCGTCGCGGTGATCTCCTGCGTGTTGGCGAACTTCGCCGACAACGAAGTGCGTGACCAGGACCGGCCAAGAATGATCACCGCGGGCCAAACGGCGCTGCAAAAACTGGATTCGTCACAGATGCGGCAGATCGTTCGTTCGCGAGTCGCAGCGTTGTCGGCGACCGCCAAAGCTGCTGGCGATGATCCACGCTGGCCGTTCGGCGACAATGAAACGCTCTTTGCACAGCGGTTGACGCCGCGCGAACTGCTGCACCTAGCGGCGATTCGCTTCGATGAACTAGCCGGTAAAAAGCCGATCCCACCATCGCCAACCGGTCCGGAAGATCAATTGGCCGAGGTCTTCGATCAACGAATCGAACAGGCGATCCGCACGCAGACTCCCGAAGCGACAAACGAATTGATCGCGGCGACGCTTCCCGGCTTGTTGCCGATCGTAGAACCGGGTTGGACCACGGAATATCCCAACGGCCCGCACAATGTCCAGAACGATATCGAAATGGTACTGGTCGGTCCCGCAGGAGAAGCACGGGTCGGCGTGGCGCTCTGCAACCAGCCGAACATGACCAGCTTGGCGGCGCAATTACGCCGCTTAATCCAAAATCGCGAGGCGTTTGGATTGCACAAACTGGTGCTGATTCGCGATGGGCGATTGCCGATCTCCCCCGGGGCCCAAACCACACGTGATCGTTTGGATCAATTGACCAAAGAGGAGGGCGTGCTACTGCGTCCGACCCGCGAGATCATGGCGGTGCTCGACGCGGTCCGGTCGCTGATCGCCGATGCGACCTGTGGCGATCTGACGCTCGATGGGCAAGTCGTTGGGGCGACGACGGTCCGGCAGTGGTTGTCCGATAACCTCGACACCGTCGTCCGTGAATGGATCGACGAATTCCGCACTCCACTTCGTCCAGGCTGGATCGACGACGACGCCACGCCGGACGACAACGATGTCGATGCGGTCCTCGAATGCCTCGCATCCACTCCGGTCGCGTTGGTCGACGCAATCGCTGACTCCACCGGTATCGATCGAGAGCGAGTGAAAGAACTCGCCGGCCTTGCGGGAGACCGGATTGGAGTGATCCACGGTGACGCCGCGGTTGTCTTTCGAGTGGACGACCCCGTGGCATCGGACAATGAAAAGGATTCGACCCAACAGAGCGATACCCATTGA
- a CDS encoding sigma-54-dependent transcriptional regulator — protein sequence MMQLLIIDDEPLICETIALAFPGDQVISSLTAEDGIAAFLESPPDVVLCDIRLPDMSGMEAFEKLHRIDPKVPIILMTGRGTAGTAIEAMQRGAFEYILKPLDPDTLIPLVCDAAETSRMTRTPAMVPDPSADDQAVAASTDLLIGACPAMQEVYRSVGRVAGQNVTALILGESGTGKEVIARAIYQYSSRAAGRFLAINCAAIPEQLLESELFGHEKGAFTGAERKRVGKFELCNDGTLFLDEIGDMTPLMQTKILRVLQDQTFERVGGSETIHTNARIIAATNRDLEQAIESKDFRSDLFYRLNVYTIKLPPLRERGDDIALLANHFLNRFAAELGKQISGFAKEAMNLLTQYRWPGNVRELQSAVKHVLLEATGPVIVPAFLPDVIREPAAHESGRVSTSTGSTTNTFNFAEMTRQRLQAGSEDIHRDLVSIAEREIFAEVLRHTDGNLTQAAKRLGITRTTLRARLESLGMSVERSASVTEN from the coding sequence TGCAACTACTGATTATCGACGACGAACCTCTGATCTGCGAAACGATCGCGCTGGCGTTTCCCGGCGACCAAGTCATCTCCAGCTTGACGGCCGAAGATGGGATCGCCGCGTTCCTCGAATCGCCACCGGACGTCGTGCTGTGCGACATTCGTTTACCCGACATGTCGGGGATGGAGGCGTTTGAAAAACTGCACCGGATCGACCCCAAGGTGCCGATCATTCTGATGACCGGCCGCGGCACAGCGGGAACCGCGATCGAAGCGATGCAGCGAGGGGCGTTCGAATACATTCTCAAACCGTTGGATCCCGACACCCTGATTCCGCTAGTCTGCGACGCCGCCGAAACGAGTCGCATGACGCGAACTCCCGCGATGGTTCCCGATCCGTCGGCCGACGATCAAGCTGTCGCTGCGTCGACCGACCTGTTGATCGGTGCCTGCCCGGCGATGCAAGAGGTTTATCGTTCGGTCGGCCGCGTCGCCGGCCAAAACGTGACCGCGTTGATCCTGGGTGAAAGTGGAACAGGTAAAGAGGTGATTGCCCGGGCGATCTATCAATACAGCAGCCGCGCCGCCGGCCGCTTTCTAGCGATCAATTGCGCTGCGATCCCCGAACAATTACTCGAAAGCGAACTCTTTGGCCACGAGAAGGGAGCGTTTACGGGAGCCGAACGAAAGCGGGTCGGCAAGTTTGAACTTTGCAACGACGGCACGCTCTTTCTCGACGAGATCGGCGACATGACGCCGTTGATGCAGACCAAGATCTTGCGTGTCTTGCAGGACCAAACTTTTGAACGTGTTGGCGGCAGCGAAACGATCCACACCAACGCGCGGATCATCGCGGCGACCAATCGCGATCTGGAACAAGCGATCGAGAGCAAGGACTTCCGCAGCGATCTGTTCTACCGCTTGAACGTCTACACGATCAAACTTCCACCGCTGCGCGAACGCGGCGACGACATCGCGCTGTTGGCGAATCACTTCTTGAATCGCTTTGCCGCCGAACTAGGGAAACAGATCAGCGGATTCGCCAAAGAAGCGATGAATCTATTGACGCAATACCGCTGGCCCGGCAACGTCCGCGAATTGCAGAGCGCCGTCAAACACGTGTTGCTCGAAGCGACCGGCCCCGTGATTGTCCCGGCGTTTCTTCCCGATGTGATCCGCGAACCGGCGGCTCACGAAAGCGGTCGCGTTTCGACATCGACCGGCTCGACGACCAACACCTTCAACTTTGCCGAGATGACGCGGCAACGTCTGCAAGCGGGCAGCGAAGATATTCACCGCGATCTGGTCAGCATCGCCGAGCGGGAGATCTTTGCCGAAGTGCTCCGGCACACCGATGGCAACTTAACCCAAGCTGCTAAGCGACTGGGAATCACCCGCACGACGCTCCGCGCCCGGCTCGAATCCCTCGGCATGTCGGTCGAGCGCTCCGCTTCGGTAACGGAAAACTAG